In Neovison vison isolate M4711 chromosome 11, ASM_NN_V1, whole genome shotgun sequence, one genomic interval encodes:
- the MMAA gene encoding methylmalonic aciduria type A protein, mitochondrial, whose translation MNIPMLLQHSHQSFLKGLLRTPFRRYCFIFQSSTHLGSGIPCARPFNSLGLHCTKWMLLSNGLKRKLCVQTTLKEHTEELSDKEQRFVDKLYTGLIQGHRACLAEAITLIESTHKRKKELAQVLLQKVLVYHREQEQINKGKPLAFRVGLSGPPGAGKSTFIEYFGKMLTERGHKLSVLAVDPSSCTSGGSLLGDKTRMTELSRDMNAYIRPSPTSGTLGGVTRTTNEAILLCEGGGYDIILIETVGVGQSEFAVADMVDMFVLLLPPAGGDELQGIKRGIIEMADLVAITKSDGDLIVPARRIQAEYVSALKLLRKRSEVWRPKVIRISARSGEGISEMWDKMREFQDLMLASGELTAKRQRQQKVWMWNLIQESVLEHFRTHPTIREQIPIMEKKVLSGAMSPGLAADVLLKTFKSRD comes from the exons ATGAATATTCCCATGCTACTGCAACATTCTCACCAGAGTTTCCTAAAAGGCCTTTTAAGAACACCTTTCCGTCGTTACTGCTTCATCTTTCAATCAAGTACTCATCTTGGATCAGGAATCCCTTGTGCTCGGCCGTTTAATTCTCTTGGACTCCATTGTACAAAATGGATGCTGCTGTCAAATggtttaaagagaaaattatgtgTACAAACAACCTTAAAGGAACATACAGAAGAACTTTCTGATAAAGAACAAAGATTTGTGGATAAACTTTACACCGGTTTAATCCaagggcacagagcctgcttagcAGAGGCCATAACTCTCATAGAATCAAcccacaagagaaaaaaagagttagCCCAGGTGCTTCTTCAGAAAGTATTAGTCTACCACAGGgaacaagaacaaataaataagggaaaaCCACTAGCATTTCGAGTgg GATTGTCTGGGCCCCCTGGTGCTGGAAAATCAACCTTTATAGAGTATTTTGGAAAAATGCTTACTGAGAGAGGGCACAAATTATCTGTGCTAGCTGTGGACCCTTCTTCTTGTACTAGTGGTG GATCACTCTTAGGTGATAAAACCCGAATGACTGAGTTATCAAGAGATATGAATGCATACATCAGGCCGTCTCCTACCAGTGGTACTTTAGGAGGCGTGACAAGGACCACAAATGAAGCTATTCTGTTGTGTGAAGGAGGGGGATATGACATCATTCTTATTGAAACCGTAG GCGTGGGCCAGTCGGAGTTTGCCGTTGCGGATATGGTTGACATGTTTGTTTTACTGTTGCCACCAGCAGGAGGAGATGAATTGCAG ggTATCAAGAGAGGTATAATTGAGATGGCGGACCTGGTGGCCATCACAAAATCTGACGGAGACTTGATTGTGCCGGCTCGAAGGATACAGGCAGAGTACGTGAGTGCCCTGAAGTTACTCCGCAAGCGCTCCGAAGTCTGGAGACCCAAG GTAATTCGTATCTCCGCCAGAAGTGGAGAGGGCATCAGTGAAATGTGGGATAAAATGAGAGAGTTCCAGGACCTCATGCTCGCCAGTGGGGAGCTGACAGCCAAGCGGCAGAGGCAGCAGAAAGTTTGGATGTGGAATCTCATTCAGGAAAGTGTGTTAGAACATTTCAGGACCCATCCCACCATCCGGGAACAGATCCCCATTATGGAAAAAAAGGTTCTTAGTGGGGCCATGTCCCCAGGACTAGCAGCAGACGTGTTgttgaaaacttttaaaagcagAGACTAA